Proteins encoded by one window of Chondromyces crocatus:
- a CDS encoding DUF3570 domain-containing protein has protein sequence MSSRLFTWFSSLLLFLLVVAASPHGALAASNDEDVEILVQSVLEGEFKSGKHIEALEQLELARSACEGKGCSPKTRARLYIAIGTVLAGGMKQIPEAKEAFTNALREDATASLYSDFITPDIQRAFNDARGVATGSSSLEQTAKSDRKPKKEFSGGGRPPRGWKSAEAHFYYREAVASEKEQDWQDCADYAQASLAAENRVGTRFLAAGCAERSGQWIEALSDYQIVAETGGKTGLYDVAEKAQNRSQELREKIPKIVLRKPANATDLVVKMNGDEVPTKRLGGEIWVNPGQRLVQATGKVDGALLEFQQLVDVAEFETVTIDIKLVPKGERPDPAIMKCMAKAQTRQELAQCIAGGGEGANLNYRMGLEVSGYHDSDHVDVVTPAVTFSVESPTGGWGINGSFLVDVVTTASSDILATASPRWTEARVGPAIGGHKKIDAWDISGGANMSVEPDYTSVGAGIGASVELAQKSITPSLSYGFSYDLSGRSGTPYSVFSYKIHRHSLDGGVGLVLDKATFLSLGATVVLEFGNLSKPYRAIPLFSPETAEIVPPGFSIKGVQDVRLAERAMERVPVEGRQRYAVAGRLAHRFSSSTIRVEERLYTDSWGVLATTTDMRYLVDLNDQIRVWPHVRFHAQTGASFWRLAYEAERDELGVLQLPNYRTGDRELGPYIQATVGGGVRFAFGSKNQFSMLVNGDFIYSRYLDHLFLPQKFGYFGATAFEAEFE, from the coding sequence GTGAGTTCCCGACTCTTCACCTGGTTCTCTTCGCTCCTTCTGTTCCTCCTGGTCGTCGCGGCGAGCCCGCATGGCGCCCTTGCGGCCTCGAATGACGAAGATGTCGAGATCCTCGTCCAGAGCGTCCTCGAAGGGGAGTTCAAGAGCGGAAAGCACATCGAGGCCCTCGAGCAGCTCGAGCTCGCGCGCTCCGCTTGCGAAGGCAAAGGCTGCAGCCCCAAGACGCGCGCCCGGCTCTACATCGCCATCGGCACCGTCCTCGCCGGCGGGATGAAGCAGATCCCGGAAGCCAAAGAGGCGTTCACCAACGCCCTCCGCGAAGACGCGACGGCCTCCCTCTACAGCGACTTCATCACGCCGGACATCCAGCGCGCCTTCAACGATGCGCGCGGCGTCGCCACCGGCAGCAGCTCGCTGGAGCAGACGGCCAAGAGCGATCGCAAGCCGAAGAAAGAGTTCTCCGGAGGCGGCCGTCCCCCGCGCGGCTGGAAGTCGGCCGAGGCTCACTTCTACTACCGCGAGGCCGTCGCTTCCGAGAAAGAGCAGGACTGGCAGGACTGCGCCGACTACGCGCAGGCCTCGCTCGCCGCGGAGAACCGGGTCGGTACCCGCTTCCTCGCCGCCGGCTGCGCAGAGCGCTCCGGCCAGTGGATCGAGGCGCTCTCCGACTACCAGATCGTCGCCGAGACCGGCGGCAAGACCGGCCTCTACGACGTCGCCGAGAAGGCCCAGAACCGCTCCCAGGAGCTGCGCGAGAAGATCCCCAAGATCGTCCTGCGCAAGCCCGCGAATGCCACCGACCTCGTCGTGAAGATGAATGGCGACGAGGTGCCCACGAAGCGCCTCGGTGGCGAGATCTGGGTCAACCCTGGCCAGCGCCTCGTCCAGGCGACCGGCAAGGTCGACGGCGCCCTGCTCGAGTTCCAGCAGCTCGTCGACGTCGCCGAGTTCGAGACGGTCACCATCGACATCAAGCTGGTGCCCAAGGGCGAGCGCCCCGACCCCGCCATCATGAAGTGCATGGCCAAGGCGCAGACCCGTCAGGAACTCGCCCAGTGCATCGCCGGCGGCGGTGAAGGCGCCAACCTCAACTACCGCATGGGCCTCGAGGTCAGCGGCTACCACGACTCCGACCACGTCGACGTCGTCACCCCCGCGGTGACGTTCAGCGTCGAGAGCCCGACCGGCGGCTGGGGCATCAACGGCTCCTTCCTCGTCGACGTCGTGACCACTGCCTCCAGCGACATCCTCGCCACCGCCTCCCCGCGCTGGACCGAGGCGCGCGTCGGCCCTGCCATCGGTGGCCACAAGAAGATCGACGCGTGGGACATCTCCGGCGGCGCGAACATGTCCGTCGAGCCCGACTACACCTCGGTCGGCGCGGGCATCGGTGCCTCCGTCGAGCTGGCCCAGAAGTCGATCACCCCCAGCCTGAGCTACGGCTTCAGCTACGACCTCTCTGGCCGCTCGGGCACGCCCTACTCCGTCTTCAGCTACAAGATTCACCGCCACTCCCTCGACGGCGGCGTGGGGCTCGTTCTCGACAAGGCGACCTTCCTCTCGCTCGGCGCCACCGTCGTCCTCGAGTTCGGCAACCTCTCCAAGCCGTACCGCGCCATCCCCCTCTTCAGCCCCGAGACGGCGGAGATCGTCCCGCCCGGCTTCTCCATCAAGGGAGTGCAAGACGTGCGCCTCGCCGAGCGCGCCATGGAGCGAGTCCCCGTCGAAGGGCGACAGCGCTACGCCGTCGCTGGCCGCCTCGCCCACCGCTTCTCGTCGAGCACCATCCGCGTCGAGGAGCGCCTCTACACCGACAGCTGGGGCGTCCTCGCGACCACCACGGACATGCGCTACCTGGTCGATCTCAACGACCAGATTCGCGTCTGGCCCCATGTCCGCTTCCACGCGCAGACCGGCGCGAGCTTCTGGCGGCTCGCCTACGAAGCCGAACGCGACGAGCTGGGCGTCCTCCAGCTCCCCAACTACCGCACGGGCGATCGCGAGCTGGGTCCGTACATCCAGGCGACCGTGGGCGGCGGCGTCCGCTTTGCCTTCGGCTCCAAGAACCAGTTCTCGATGCTCGTCAACGGCGACTTCATCTACAGCCGCTACCTGGATCATCTCTTCCTACCGCAGAAATTCGGCTATTTCGGGGCCACGGCATTCGAGGCGGAGTTCGAATGA
- the fabZ gene encoding 3-hydroxyacyl-ACP dehydratase FabZ: protein MTERNETPVSLDIHQILSILPHRYPFVMVDRVTEVTPGKSIRGHKCVAYNEPWFPGHFPQRPIMPGVLIIEALTQIGGILAYASDPFDATSNLMFFLAIDKARFRHTVTPGDRLDLYVEVMHHRSNVWKMRGEASVDGTLCAEGELLASVVDRQP from the coding sequence GTGACCGAGCGGAATGAGACTCCCGTGAGCCTCGACATCCACCAGATCCTGTCGATCCTGCCTCACCGGTATCCCTTCGTGATGGTGGACCGGGTGACGGAGGTCACGCCCGGGAAGAGCATCCGGGGGCACAAGTGCGTGGCCTACAACGAGCCCTGGTTCCCGGGGCACTTCCCGCAGCGGCCGATCATGCCGGGGGTGCTGATCATCGAGGCGCTGACGCAGATCGGGGGGATCCTGGCGTATGCGTCGGATCCGTTCGATGCGACGTCGAACTTGATGTTCTTCCTCGCCATCGACAAGGCGAGGTTCCGACACACGGTGACGCCAGGGGACAGGCTCGATCTCTACGTCGAGGTGATGCACCACCGCTCGAACGTGTGGAAGATGCGTGGGGAAGCGAGCGTCGACGGGACGCTGTGCGCCGAAGGCGAGCTGCTCGCGTCCGTCGTGGATCGGCAGCCCTGA
- a CDS encoding TlpA family protein disulfide reductase yields the protein MITSSTIFRTAALCASMALSVAALGCGGGAAESGAGAAETGANQGGLVGQKAPEISAEAVTGEGPKTLGEASGKVVILDFWATYCDPCKKSFPKYQEIVDELGSDLAVIAISVDDPDDASEDKLKKFAEETGVKFAIVWDKEKATAGKYSPPKMPTSFIIDKEGTVKHIHAGYESGEEAKIVEEVKALLGK from the coding sequence ATGATCACGAGTTCGACGATCTTCCGCACGGCCGCTCTCTGCGCCTCGATGGCGCTCTCCGTTGCTGCGCTGGGCTGCGGCGGCGGTGCCGCCGAAAGCGGCGCCGGCGCCGCCGAGACGGGTGCCAATCAGGGCGGCCTCGTCGGGCAGAAGGCGCCGGAAATCTCCGCGGAGGCGGTGACCGGCGAAGGCCCCAAGACCCTGGGCGAGGCGAGCGGCAAGGTCGTGATCCTCGACTTCTGGGCCACGTACTGCGACCCCTGCAAGAAGTCGTTCCCCAAGTACCAGGAGATCGTGGACGAGCTGGGCAGCGACCTCGCCGTCATCGCCATCTCGGTGGACGATCCCGATGATGCCTCGGAGGACAAGCTGAAGAAGTTCGCCGAGGAGACGGGCGTGAAGTTCGCCATCGTCTGGGACAAGGAGAAGGCGACGGCCGGCAAGTACAGCCCGCCGAAGATGCCGACCTCGTTCATCATCGACAAGGAAGGCACCGTGAAGCACATCCACGCCGGCTACGAGAGCGGCGAGGAAGCGAAGATCGTCGAGGAAGTGAAGGCGCTTCTCGGCAAGTGA
- a CDS encoding FHA domain-containing protein: protein MIDRPRIDVATMQRAMSTAEAVLTLNPPPNQDLEGYRLFRVSGGDVTWFDMPADGNAYAVIGSHPRCDVRFAAGDDVSVRHLVATCCTLPEGNIGLRLMDLQTGIPFFVDDDIPRRSIVVSGPLLVRVGKHVIGGLPVGDRTSNHAVRISSCGMTDEEGPRPVAAATDGGELVDKVQPVIALPITSGATTSHRFGREISHITSVRPVAHIEDLAPRARDGYVRITLQSYDRSAAVELAEQILEQGVLLGRADNCLDRGLRAVLSTHISRTHLLLLREGSDIFALDLCSTNGTRQGGQRVRRVNIPAEGAAITLGPELTMIWHPRT from the coding sequence ATGATCGATCGGCCGCGCATCGACGTCGCGACCATGCAGCGGGCCATGTCCACCGCGGAAGCGGTGCTCACCCTGAACCCGCCACCGAACCAGGATCTCGAGGGGTATCGCCTGTTCCGCGTCTCCGGCGGCGATGTGACGTGGTTCGACATGCCCGCCGACGGCAACGCCTACGCCGTCATCGGCTCGCACCCGCGGTGCGACGTGCGGTTCGCCGCAGGTGACGACGTCAGCGTCCGACACCTCGTGGCGACGTGCTGCACCTTGCCCGAGGGCAACATCGGCCTGCGGTTGATGGACTTGCAGACCGGCATCCCCTTCTTCGTGGACGACGACATTCCGCGCCGGTCCATCGTGGTGAGCGGTCCGCTGCTCGTGCGCGTGGGCAAGCACGTGATCGGTGGCCTCCCCGTCGGGGATCGCACGTCGAACCATGCGGTGCGGATCAGCTCTTGCGGGATGACGGACGAAGAAGGCCCGCGCCCCGTCGCCGCAGCGACCGACGGCGGAGAGCTCGTCGACAAGGTGCAACCGGTGATCGCGCTGCCGATCACCTCGGGGGCGACGACGAGCCACCGCTTCGGCCGGGAGATTTCGCACATCACCTCGGTGCGCCCGGTGGCCCACATCGAGGATCTCGCGCCGCGCGCCCGCGATGGTTACGTGCGCATCACGCTCCAGTCTTACGATCGCAGTGCAGCGGTGGAGTTGGCCGAGCAGATCCTGGAGCAAGGCGTGCTGCTCGGGCGCGCCGACAACTGCCTCGATCGCGGACTGCGCGCGGTCCTGAGCACGCACATCTCACGGACGCACCTGCTGTTGCTCCGCGAAGGGAGCGACATCTTCGCGCTCGACCTGTGCTCGACGAACGGGACGCGACAAGGTGGTCAACGCGTGCGACGGGTGAACATCCCTGCGGAGGGCGCAGCGATCACGCTCGGGCCCGAGCTGACGATGATCTGGCATCCGCGCACCTGA
- a CDS encoding GNAT family N-acetyltransferase: MEAPPNDPLPPLPPDAALHVRDARDDDAEGLITLMGRVFSEYPGCILDVDGEMPELRAIASAFQQRRGRFWVVESEGRVVGCVGCRPASDPAGVELCKLYVSSSARRRGLGSSLCALVELEARARGAAFVELWSDTRFLDAHRLYERLGYVRGTETRELHDKSDTVEFFFRRPLRAADAS; this comes from the coding sequence GTGGAAGCGCCTCCGAACGACCCTCTTCCCCCGCTCCCTCCGGACGCGGCGCTGCATGTGCGTGACGCGCGCGACGACGACGCCGAGGGCCTCATCACCCTGATGGGCCGCGTGTTCTCCGAATACCCAGGCTGCATCCTCGACGTCGACGGCGAGATGCCCGAGCTGCGCGCGATCGCCTCCGCCTTTCAACAGCGGCGAGGGCGGTTCTGGGTGGTCGAGAGCGAGGGGCGTGTGGTCGGCTGCGTCGGCTGTCGGCCCGCGAGCGACCCCGCCGGCGTGGAACTCTGCAAGCTGTACGTGTCGTCGAGCGCGCGGCGGCGCGGTCTGGGTAGCTCCCTCTGCGCTCTGGTGGAGCTGGAGGCCCGCGCTCGAGGCGCCGCATTCGTCGAGCTGTGGAGCGACACCCGGTTCCTCGACGCTCACCGACTCTACGAGCGGCTCGGCTACGTACGTGGCACGGAGACGCGCGAGCTCCACGACAAGAGCGACACGGTGGAGTTCTTCTTCCGGCGTCCCTTGCGCGCCGCTGACGCGAGCTGA
- a CDS encoding PP2C family protein-serine/threonine phosphatase: MPRILPRFDFRIEVGTATDIGLVRETNQDRLLHCPELALFGIADGMGGHAAGEVAAEVALAAVRTEMARPRSAAIVNAYVQGPSLDARREVLALMRRVGAVANDAVREARHEAPGRENMGTTLDFVLLAQSRAFFAHMGDSRAYLIRPKVTVQLTQDHVLYDTLRAAGNPTPPRRPARNPLVNAVGLASTITVDTVFVDLARGDRILLCSDGVYGAVESEAALSRFCAKGTVDDVAEGLIKHARDRGGYDNATAVVIEMCDRFVKREGDAGPSASDLTTLSACPLLAGMAPPAVLGALAAGVELEMAPGERLPREVASDLVAYLVLDGIVEIRDGRRLGASGLIFPESLVGVRRKGDLPVVRTAARVIRIRKDDFAEVCEQDRILAAALYHRLAAFLATE; this comes from the coding sequence GTGCCCCGGATTCTCCCTCGCTTCGACTTTCGCATCGAGGTCGGGACCGCGACCGACATCGGCCTGGTCCGAGAGACGAACCAGGACCGGCTGCTCCACTGTCCCGAGCTTGCACTCTTCGGGATTGCCGACGGCATGGGAGGACATGCTGCCGGAGAGGTCGCAGCCGAGGTGGCGCTGGCTGCCGTGCGCACGGAGATGGCGCGTCCCCGCTCCGCGGCCATCGTGAACGCCTACGTCCAGGGTCCCAGCCTGGACGCCCGTCGCGAGGTGCTCGCGCTGATGCGTCGCGTCGGCGCCGTGGCCAACGATGCCGTCCGGGAGGCGCGCCACGAAGCGCCGGGACGAGAGAACATGGGAACGACCCTGGACTTCGTGCTCCTCGCCCAGAGCCGGGCGTTCTTCGCCCACATGGGCGACAGCCGAGCGTACCTCATCCGGCCCAAGGTGACGGTGCAGCTCACCCAGGATCACGTGCTGTACGACACGCTCCGCGCAGCAGGAAACCCGACACCGCCACGGCGTCCTGCGCGCAACCCCCTGGTGAACGCGGTCGGGCTCGCCTCGACCATCACCGTGGACACCGTGTTCGTCGACCTCGCGCGCGGTGACCGGATCCTTCTCTGCTCCGACGGTGTGTACGGAGCGGTGGAGAGCGAGGCCGCGCTCAGTCGCTTCTGCGCGAAGGGGACGGTCGACGACGTCGCCGAGGGACTGATCAAGCACGCGCGCGACCGAGGCGGCTACGACAACGCCACGGCGGTCGTGATCGAGATGTGCGATCGCTTCGTGAAGCGCGAAGGAGACGCGGGGCCCTCGGCCTCGGATCTGACGACGCTGAGCGCGTGCCCTTTGCTCGCGGGCATGGCTCCTCCGGCCGTGCTGGGAGCCCTCGCGGCAGGCGTCGAGCTGGAGATGGCCCCAGGCGAGCGACTCCCTCGCGAAGTGGCAAGCGATCTCGTGGCCTACCTGGTGCTCGACGGCATCGTCGAGATCCGCGACGGACGCCGCCTGGGCGCATCCGGCTTGATCTTCCCGGAGTCGCTGGTGGGCGTCCGGCGCAAAGGCGATCTCCCCGTGGTGCGGACCGCCGCACGCGTCATTCGCATCCGCAAGGACGACTTCGCCGAGGTCTGCGAGCAAGATCGGATCCTGGCCGCCGCCCTCTACCATCGGCTCGCGGCATTCCTTGCGACCGAGTAG
- a CDS encoding OmpH family outer membrane protein, which yields MTRRVGLPARFLVALLPALLAFAPARDAAAQTRIGVVDLQHAVMQTEDGIRAQATLKKVFDKKQHDLDAKQTELQRAREDIERQSRVLSREALQKRMEDWQRQMVELQTVFVDYNKELQKRQGELTNPIIKKMMMVINRVAKKQGFELIIDKQAAPYARPDLDLTEQIIQLYNSGGGGDGGGEEGGEPKGDKQPAASPSGAPR from the coding sequence GTGACACGCCGCGTCGGTCTCCCTGCCCGCTTCCTCGTCGCTCTCCTCCCCGCCCTGCTCGCGTTCGCGCCGGCGCGTGACGCCGCAGCGCAGACGCGCATCGGCGTCGTGGATCTGCAGCACGCCGTGATGCAGACCGAAGACGGGATCCGGGCGCAGGCGACGTTGAAGAAGGTCTTCGACAAGAAGCAGCACGACCTCGACGCGAAGCAGACGGAGCTACAGCGCGCGCGCGAGGACATCGAGCGCCAGTCGCGGGTGCTCTCCCGCGAGGCCCTCCAGAAGCGGATGGAGGACTGGCAGCGGCAGATGGTGGAGCTGCAGACGGTGTTCGTCGACTACAACAAGGAGCTGCAGAAGCGGCAGGGGGAGCTGACGAACCCGATCATCAAGAAGATGATGATGGTGATCAACCGGGTGGCCAAGAAGCAGGGCTTCGAGCTGATCATCGACAAGCAGGCGGCGCCCTATGCGCGCCCGGATCTGGATCTCACCGAGCAGATCATCCAGCTCTACAACTCGGGCGGCGGTGGCGACGGCGGTGGTGAGGAGGGCGGTGAGCCCAAGGGCGACAAGCAGCCTGCCGCCAGTCCCTCGGGCGCGCCTCGCTGA
- a CDS encoding aminotransferase class I/II-fold pyridoxal phosphate-dependent enzyme, which produces MKDLLVDQARKLASSGPFLRLVSNDRVMKLATGFMDARGRLQAAGERASEALDILWNGYELPTIDPALDDSMPVHEASPRRKAAQHEGNGASASEAARSAEVGSAQRTNGASSAAHVNGAASASASAAGEEGETAASARPASSYKPEAGSDEAKLATQMASRVSLSRLGGRDVFEKCFKFMTADNARAMGVYPFFRPLDFNQGPEAQLEGRRVTMFGSNNYLGLTTHPKVREAAKQAIDKYGTSMTGSRLVNGSMRLHNELEEKLAAYHGKEAGLVFTTGYQVNIATISSLLSNKRCVAVIDKDDHASIYDGVRLALATGARMVRYKHNDPASLDAALSELPETEGALVITDGVFSAQGEIANLPGIVEVVKKHKARILVDDAHALGVIGPGGRGTAAHFGINDQVDLIGGTFSKSLGSIGGWLVGERKVLDYIQHFAYSFLFAASAAPPCVAAAMASLEVMQEEPWRQEKLRENFTYMRTELRRLGFELGKTETAVIPIYIRDDLKTVMMWKSLLDDFSIYVNPFITPGVPPKQQVLRTSYMATHERHHLDQALEAFEKVGKKFGVI; this is translated from the coding sequence ATGAAAGATCTACTCGTCGACCAGGCAAGGAAGCTCGCGTCCTCTGGACCGTTCTTGCGTCTGGTGAGCAACGACCGCGTGATGAAGCTCGCCACGGGCTTCATGGACGCGCGAGGCCGCTTGCAGGCCGCCGGAGAGCGCGCGTCGGAGGCGCTCGACATTCTGTGGAACGGCTACGAGCTGCCCACCATCGATCCCGCCCTCGATGACTCGATGCCCGTCCACGAGGCGAGCCCGCGCAGGAAGGCGGCGCAGCACGAGGGGAACGGGGCGAGCGCGAGCGAGGCGGCGAGGTCCGCGGAGGTGGGCTCTGCCCAGCGCACGAACGGGGCGTCCAGCGCGGCGCACGTGAATGGCGCGGCGTCCGCTTCGGCGAGCGCAGCTGGTGAGGAGGGTGAGACGGCAGCCAGCGCCCGGCCCGCGTCCTCCTACAAGCCCGAGGCCGGCAGCGACGAGGCGAAGCTCGCGACCCAGATGGCGTCGCGCGTGTCCCTTTCCCGCCTCGGCGGACGGGACGTGTTCGAGAAGTGCTTCAAGTTCATGACCGCGGACAACGCGCGCGCCATGGGCGTGTACCCGTTCTTCCGCCCCCTCGACTTCAACCAGGGGCCCGAGGCCCAGCTCGAGGGTCGGCGGGTGACGATGTTCGGCTCGAACAACTACCTCGGGCTGACCACGCACCCCAAGGTGCGCGAGGCGGCGAAGCAGGCCATCGACAAGTACGGCACGAGCATGACCGGCTCCCGCCTGGTGAACGGGTCGATGCGCCTGCACAACGAGCTGGAAGAGAAGCTCGCGGCCTACCACGGCAAGGAGGCAGGCCTGGTGTTCACCACGGGCTACCAGGTGAACATCGCCACCATCTCCTCGCTGCTCAGCAACAAGCGCTGCGTGGCGGTCATCGACAAGGACGACCACGCCTCCATCTACGACGGGGTGCGGCTCGCCCTCGCCACCGGGGCGCGGATGGTGCGCTACAAGCACAACGATCCCGCCTCGCTCGACGCGGCCCTGTCCGAGCTGCCCGAGACCGAAGGCGCGCTGGTGATCACCGACGGCGTGTTCAGCGCGCAGGGCGAGATCGCGAACCTCCCCGGGATCGTGGAGGTGGTGAAGAAGCACAAGGCGCGCATCCTGGTCGACGACGCGCACGCGCTCGGCGTGATCGGGCCAGGCGGTCGCGGTACGGCAGCGCACTTCGGGATCAACGATCAGGTGGACCTGATCGGCGGCACGTTCTCGAAGTCGCTCGGCTCCATCGGCGGCTGGCTGGTGGGCGAGCGCAAGGTGCTCGATTACATCCAGCACTTTGCTTACAGCTTCCTGTTCGCCGCGAGCGCCGCGCCGCCCTGCGTGGCCGCGGCCATGGCGTCGCTGGAGGTGATGCAAGAGGAGCCCTGGCGGCAGGAGAAACTGCGCGAAAACTTCACCTACATGCGCACGGAACTCCGCCGTCTGGGCTTCGAGCTGGGCAAGACGGAGACGGCGGTGATCCCGATCTACATCCGCGATGATCTCAAGACCGTGATGATGTGGAAGTCGCTGCTCGACGACTTCTCGATCTACGTGAACCCCTTCATCACGCCCGGGGTGCCGCCGAAGCAGCAGGTCCTCCGGACGAGCTACATGGCCACGCACGAGCGGCACCACCTGGATCAGGCCCTGGAGGCCTTCGAGAAGGTAGGCAAGAAGTTCGGCGTCATCTGA
- a CDS encoding dipeptide epimerase, which translates to MTPTVVRRLSVETLDIAMREPFGISGGAQEHAANLLVTVELADGTVGLGEAAPFPAFNGETQASTRAALELSRSDVEGADVRHYRRVAMALRDKIPHAGAARCALETAMLDALTRRAGMPLWAFFGGMETSLRTDITIPTGTAEHAENAARRHAAAGFTTLKLKVGGNDLDTDLERIASIAAAAPGCELILDGNGGLSVQATLALLAGARRSGARVTLLEQPVHRDDLEGMRELVTRAGVDVAADESLTNAADAVRLAQLGAATVLNLKPMKHGLVEALDIAAVGRAAGLGLMIGGLVESVLAMSASACLAAGFGGFRFVDLDTPLFLAENPFEGGFAQEGPRLDLTRIETGHGVRR; encoded by the coding sequence ATGACGCCCACCGTCGTCCGACGCCTCTCCGTCGAAACCCTCGACATCGCCATGCGCGAGCCCTTCGGGATCTCCGGTGGCGCCCAGGAGCACGCCGCGAACCTGCTCGTCACCGTGGAACTCGCCGATGGAACGGTGGGTCTCGGCGAGGCGGCCCCGTTCCCGGCCTTCAACGGGGAGACGCAGGCGAGCACGCGCGCGGCGCTGGAACTCTCCCGAAGCGATGTGGAGGGGGCCGACGTGAGGCACTACCGGCGCGTCGCGATGGCTCTCCGGGACAAGATCCCGCACGCGGGGGCGGCACGCTGCGCGCTGGAGACGGCGATGCTGGACGCGCTCACGCGGCGCGCGGGGATGCCTCTCTGGGCGTTCTTTGGCGGTATGGAGACATCACTCCGCACGGACATCACCATCCCCACGGGTACGGCAGAGCATGCCGAGAACGCCGCAAGGCGTCACGCAGCGGCGGGGTTCACCACGCTCAAGCTCAAGGTGGGCGGCAATGATCTCGACACGGATCTCGAGCGCATCGCGTCGATCGCTGCTGCCGCTCCCGGGTGCGAGCTGATCCTCGACGGGAACGGGGGGCTCTCGGTGCAGGCCACGCTGGCGCTGCTCGCCGGCGCGCGCCGTAGCGGTGCCCGCGTCACGTTGCTCGAGCAGCCCGTCCACCGCGACGATCTGGAAGGAATGCGCGAGCTGGTGACGCGTGCGGGGGTGGACGTCGCCGCCGACGAGTCGCTCACGAATGCCGCGGATGCAGTCCGCCTTGCGCAGCTCGGCGCCGCCACGGTGCTCAATCTGAAGCCCATGAAGCACGGGCTCGTCGAGGCGCTGGACATCGCAGCAGTCGGTCGGGCTGCCGGGCTGGGGTTGATGATCGGGGGCCTCGTGGAGTCGGTGCTGGCGATGAGCGCTTCGGCCTGCCTCGCCGCGGGGTTCGGTGGGTTCCGGTTCGTGGATCTCGATACGCCGCTGTTCCTCGCGGAGAACCCATTCGAGGGTGGATTCGCACAGGAGGGCCCCCGTCTGGATCTGACACGCATCGAGACGGGCCACGGCGTGCGACGGTGA
- a CDS encoding sigma-54-dependent transcriptional regulator: protein MRRILVVDDEENLRVVARAFLKREGYEVEVAQSGEEALALVETFGPDVILTDVRMPRMGGLDLLATLKAKGNDATVIVMSAYGNLDLAIEAMKAGAYDYIQKPFKPEEVILALRKAEEREALRRENRALKQEILKENTFEDILAKSPQMQGVFRTILKIADYKTTVLITGESGVGKELVARAVHRRSDRRGGPFIGVNCGAIPENLLESELFGYKRGAFTDATMDRVGLFEQANHGTLLLDEIGELPLPLQVKLLRVLQEETMRRLGDSKDIKVDVRIIAATHRDLAAETQAGRFREDLFYRINVLPIHVPPLRERREDIPILLDHFVARNNARFGMTLRGFEPEARRLLTEYRWPGNVRELENTIERAMVLCEGERIGEGDLPERIREARDPIQMHLASGELSIKKTSRVIEEILIRRALQKTKGNRTKAAEVLEISHRALLYKIKDYRIDL, encoded by the coding sequence ATGCGACGCATCCTGGTCGTCGACGATGAAGAGAACCTCCGCGTGGTGGCGCGCGCCTTCCTCAAGCGGGAGGGGTATGAGGTCGAGGTGGCGCAGAGCGGCGAAGAGGCGCTCGCGCTGGTGGAAACCTTCGGGCCCGACGTCATCCTCACGGACGTCCGCATGCCCCGGATGGGCGGTCTCGACCTGCTCGCCACCCTGAAGGCCAAGGGCAACGACGCCACGGTCATCGTGATGAGCGCCTACGGCAACCTCGACCTGGCCATCGAGGCCATGAAGGCAGGTGCTTACGACTACATCCAGAAGCCCTTCAAGCCCGAGGAGGTCATCCTCGCGCTGCGCAAGGCCGAGGAGCGAGAGGCGCTCCGGCGCGAGAACCGCGCGCTCAAGCAGGAGATCCTGAAAGAGAACACCTTCGAGGACATCCTCGCCAAGAGCCCCCAGATGCAGGGCGTCTTCCGGACCATCCTGAAGATCGCCGACTACAAGACCACCGTGCTCATCACCGGCGAGAGCGGGGTGGGCAAGGAGCTGGTCGCCCGCGCCGTCCACCGGCGATCGGATCGCCGGGGTGGCCCCTTCATCGGCGTGAACTGTGGCGCCATCCCCGAGAACCTGCTGGAAAGCGAGCTGTTCGGGTACAAGCGTGGCGCCTTCACCGACGCCACGATGGACCGGGTGGGCCTCTTCGAGCAGGCGAACCACGGGACCCTGCTCCTCGACGAGATCGGCGAGCTGCCGCTGCCCCTGCAGGTGAAGCTGCTCCGCGTGCTGCAGGAGGAGACGATGCGCCGCCTGGGCGACAGCAAGGACATCAAGGTCGACGTGCGCATCATCGCCGCGACGCACCGTGACCTGGCCGCCGAGACCCAGGCTGGCCGCTTCCGCGAGGACCTCTTCTACCGGATCAACGTGCTGCCCATCCACGTACCGCCGCTCCGGGAGCGTCGGGAAGACATTCCGATCCTGCTCGACCACTTCGTCGCCCGGAACAATGCGCGCTTCGGGATGACTCTCCGCGGCTTCGAGCCCGAGGCGCGGCGGCTCCTCACGGAGTACCGCTGGCCTGGCAACGTCCGCGAGCTGGAGAACACCATCGAGCGCGCCATGGTGCTCTGCGAGGGGGAGCGCATCGGCGAGGGCGACCTGCCCGAGCGCATCCGCGAGGCACGCGACCCCATCCAGATGCACCTGGCGAGCGGCGAACTGTCGATCAAGAAGACCTCGCGCGTGATCGAGGAGATCCTCATCCGGCGCGCCCTCCAGAAGACCAAAGGCAACCGCACCAAGGCTGCCGAGGTGCTGGAGATCAGCCACCGTGCGCTGCTCTACAAGATCAAGGACTACAGGATCGATCTTTAG